From Desulfonispora thiosulfatigenes DSM 11270, one genomic window encodes:
- the xsc gene encoding sulfoacetaldehyde acetyltransferase: MAKVKMTPSEAMTEVLVNEGVTHVTGILGSAFMDMLDLWPTAGIEFIAVRHEQTAGHMQDAYCRITGKASVCIGQNGPGVTNLVTCVAAANQAHTPMVVLGPSAGTPTVGWDGFQECDQVSIFRSITKQVLQVPHPSRAGDVLRTAFRIAYAERGPVYVDIPRNYFYGEVYEEILRPDQYRAMNVRGAGDATELARATEILAAAKNPVIISGRGVVDADAFAEVKEIAHMLTAPVAMSYLHNDTYPADDELWVGPIGYMGAKSAMYSLQDADVILAIGSRLSVFGTLPQYDINYFPENAKIIQIEVNPKQIGRRHPVTVPIIGDAKLATAELIKLLKAKGDVKPNAERLAKIQERRNDWFKEIEEMAMMPGNPINPRRVLFEVAKLMPEDAILTTDIGNVASTANSYFKFTKPKKHIAALTFGNTGFAYQAGLGAQMAEPDSPVVAIVGDGAWGQSLHEISTAVQYKLPVIACVFRNMAWCAEKKNQIDFYNNRFVGTEIPNPISFIPAAEAFGAKGIRVEKPEDIADAFKQGLAWRAEGHPVVLEFVVDGTILAPPFRKDALALPTRYLPKYEHLDAKYFPKN, translated from the coding sequence ATGGCAAAAGTTAAAATGACTCCAAGTGAGGCTATGACTGAAGTTCTTGTTAATGAAGGTGTAACTCATGTTACAGGTATACTAGGTTCTGCATTTATGGATATGTTAGACTTATGGCCAACTGCAGGAATAGAATTTATCGCAGTTCGTCATGAGCAAACTGCAGGACATATGCAAGATGCTTATTGTCGTATTACAGGTAAAGCAAGTGTATGTATTGGACAAAACGGACCTGGTGTAACTAACTTAGTTACTTGCGTTGCAGCTGCTAACCAAGCTCACACTCCAATGGTAGTTTTAGGACCATCTGCTGGTACTCCAACTGTAGGTTGGGATGGTTTCCAAGAATGTGACCAAGTTTCAATCTTTAGATCAATCACTAAACAAGTATTACAAGTTCCACATCCAAGCAGAGCTGGAGATGTATTAAGAACTGCATTTAGAATTGCTTATGCTGAACGTGGACCAGTTTATGTTGACATTCCTCGTAACTACTTCTATGGTGAAGTTTACGAAGAAATTCTTCGTCCAGACCAATACCGTGCTATGAACGTACGTGGTGCTGGGGATGCTACTGAATTAGCTAGAGCTACTGAAATATTAGCTGCTGCTAAAAACCCTGTTATCATTTCTGGTAGAGGTGTTGTTGACGCTGATGCTTTTGCTGAAGTTAAAGAAATCGCTCATATGTTAACTGCTCCAGTTGCAATGAGTTACTTACATAACGATACTTACCCAGCTGATGATGAGTTATGGGTAGGACCTATCGGATATATGGGTGCTAAATCTGCTATGTACTCTTTACAAGATGCAGACGTAATTTTAGCTATTGGATCTAGATTATCAGTATTTGGTACTTTACCACAATACGACATTAACTACTTCCCAGAAAATGCTAAAATCATTCAAATCGAAGTTAACCCAAAACAAATTGGACGTAGACATCCAGTTACTGTTCCAATTATCGGAGATGCTAAATTAGCAACTGCTGAATTAATTAAATTATTAAAAGCTAAAGGTGACGTTAAGCCTAATGCTGAGCGTTTAGCTAAGATTCAAGAAAGAAGAAATGATTGGTTCAAGGAAATCGAAGAAATGGCTATGATGCCTGGTAACCCAATCAACCCAAGAAGAGTATTATTTGAAGTTGCTAAATTAATGCCAGAAGATGCAATCCTTACTACTGACATCGGTAATGTTGCTTCTACTGCAAACAGCTACTTCAAATTTACTAAGCCTAAGAAACACATCGCTGCATTAACATTTGGTAACACTGGATTTGCTTACCAAGCAGGTTTAGGTGCTCAAATGGCTGAGCCAGATAGCCCAGTTGTTGCAATTGTTGGTGACGGTGCATGGGGACAAAGTTTACATGAAATCAGTACTGCAGTACAATACAAGTTACCTGTAATCGCATGCGTATTCAGAAATATGGCTTGGTGTGCAGAGAAGAAAAACCAAATTGATTTCTACAACAACCGTTTTGTTGGAACAGAAATCCCTAACCCAATCAGCTTCATTCCAGCTGCTGAAGCTTTTGGTGCTAAAGGAATCAGAGTTGAAAAACCTGAAGATATAGCAGATGCATTCAAGCAAGGTTTAGCTTGGAGAGCTGAAGGACATCCAGTTGTACTTGAATTCGTTGTAGACGGAACTATCTTAGCTCCTCCATTCAGAAAAGATGCATTAGCATTACCAACTCGTTATTTACCAAAATACGAGCACTTAGATGCTAAATATTTCCCAAAAAACTAA